From Agrobacterium tumefaciens, a single genomic window includes:
- the pdxA gene encoding 4-hydroxythreonine-4-phosphate dehydrogenase PdxA, with product MSNIIGITMGDPCGVGPEITVRALAEMSSTDRAATRIYGNLATLEAAREALGVSIDLTSHVVDLPVEGAPLPWGTLSPVAGDAAFRFIERAVRDAEAGTIGCIVTAPINKEALNLAGHHYDGHTGMLRSLTGSTAAYMLLASERLKVIHVSTHVSLQEAIRRATTERVLATIRAGNDHLKRIGYERPRIAVAGINPHCGENGLFGTEDDDQIAPAVAAARAEGIEVHGPISADTVFHRAYSGAFDLVVAQYHDQGHIPIKLVAFDTAVNVSVDLPIDRTSVDHGTAFDIAGKGIANHGNMNAAIAYARKLVAGESRKG from the coding sequence ATGAGCAATATCATTGGTATCACCATGGGCGATCCATGTGGGGTTGGTCCGGAAATTACCGTCCGGGCACTGGCCGAAATGTCATCCACGGATCGTGCTGCCACCCGTATCTATGGAAACCTCGCCACGCTTGAGGCGGCGCGGGAAGCACTTGGCGTCAGCATCGACCTCACATCCCATGTTGTCGATCTGCCTGTGGAAGGCGCTCCTCTTCCATGGGGGACATTATCACCGGTGGCAGGCGACGCCGCATTCCGCTTCATTGAGCGGGCCGTGCGCGATGCCGAAGCAGGCACGATCGGCTGCATCGTCACCGCACCGATCAATAAGGAAGCGCTCAATCTGGCGGGACACCATTATGATGGTCACACCGGCATGCTCCGCAGCCTGACCGGCTCAACGGCCGCCTATATGCTGCTGGCGTCGGAACGGCTGAAAGTCATTCATGTCTCAACCCACGTCTCTCTCCAGGAAGCGATCCGCCGGGCCACCACAGAACGGGTGCTGGCGACAATCCGCGCCGGTAACGACCACTTGAAGCGCATCGGTTATGAACGTCCGCGCATCGCCGTCGCAGGCATCAACCCGCATTGCGGCGAAAACGGTCTCTTCGGAACAGAGGATGACGATCAGATCGCGCCGGCGGTTGCCGCAGCACGCGCCGAAGGCATTGAGGTGCATGGGCCGATCTCCGCCGATACGGTCTTCCATCGCGCCTATTCCGGCGCTTTCGATCTTGTGGTGGCGCAATATCACGATCAGGGACACATCCCGATCAAGCTCGTCGCCTTCGATACCGCGGTCAACGTCTCGGTAGACCTTCCGATCGATCGTACCTCCGTCGACCATGGCACCGCCTTCGACATTGCCGGCAAGGGCATTGCCAATCACGGCAACATGAACGCCGCCATCGCCTATGCCCGCAAGCTCGTGGCCGGCGAAAGCCGGAAAGGATGA
- a CDS encoding iron-containing alcohol dehydrogenase, producing the protein MFKAPILIHQPRRLVVGAGTISEAGAWAGETASTLVIATPLTAKFIDRLQLKGPFTVFDAIPGEPDTATLDAALAAARAAKPELVIGLGGGSVMDVAKLVASLWNSSQTLEDVAGPNKVAGRDTKLIQIATTAGTGSEAGIRSLITDPVKGNKIAVESPFMIADLAILDPELTYSVPPAVTAATGVDAMAHCVEAFTNRKAHPMIDGFARMGFTLVGKYLARAVQNGEDTEAREGMMLASYYGGICLGPVNTAAGHAIAYPLGTLLHLPHGLANAVVFPHVLAFNQPAVSQKTAEVASALGIRDHLAQDELRKAATEFCANLGIEMSLARHGATEADLVRYAQDAHAIRRLMDNNPVDMSVDDVLGIYRHAF; encoded by the coding sequence ATGTTTAAAGCACCCATACTCATCCACCAGCCGCGCCGGCTTGTCGTCGGTGCAGGCACGATTTCCGAAGCTGGCGCCTGGGCAGGAGAAACCGCCTCGACACTGGTGATCGCCACACCTCTGACCGCAAAATTTATCGATCGGCTCCAACTAAAGGGCCCTTTTACAGTCTTTGACGCCATTCCCGGGGAACCCGACACAGCAACGCTTGATGCTGCATTGGCGGCGGCACGTGCCGCAAAACCCGAGCTCGTCATCGGCCTTGGCGGCGGCTCCGTCATGGACGTGGCAAAACTGGTCGCCTCGCTCTGGAATTCCTCTCAGACGCTCGAAGACGTTGCAGGTCCGAACAAGGTTGCCGGACGCGATACGAAGCTGATCCAGATCGCCACGACAGCGGGCACCGGTTCTGAGGCCGGCATCCGTTCGCTCATCACCGATCCGGTCAAGGGCAACAAGATTGCCGTCGAGAGCCCGTTCATGATCGCCGATCTGGCGATCCTCGACCCTGAGTTGACCTATTCCGTGCCGCCAGCGGTGACGGCAGCCACCGGCGTCGATGCCATGGCGCATTGCGTGGAAGCCTTCACCAATCGCAAGGCGCATCCAATGATCGACGGTTTCGCACGCATGGGCTTCACACTGGTCGGCAAATATCTGGCGCGTGCCGTGCAGAATGGTGAGGACACCGAAGCGCGTGAAGGCATGATGCTCGCTTCCTATTACGGCGGCATTTGCCTGGGCCCTGTCAACACGGCGGCCGGTCATGCCATCGCTTATCCGCTTGGCACGCTTCTGCATCTGCCCCATGGCCTTGCCAACGCCGTTGTCTTTCCACACGTTCTGGCCTTCAACCAGCCTGCGGTTTCACAAAAGACGGCAGAAGTGGCCAGCGCTCTCGGGATTCGCGATCACCTCGCCCAGGACGAGCTTCGCAAGGCGGCCACGGAGTTTTGCGCCAATCTTGGCATCGAGATGTCGCTCGCCCGCCACGGCGCTACGGAAGCTGACCTTGTCCGTTATGCGCAGGATGCCCACGCAATCCGCCGGCTGATGGACAACAATCCGGTCGATATGAGTGTCGACGACGTGCTTGGCATTTACCGCCACGCATTCTGA
- a CDS encoding FadR family transcriptional regulator → MALTRETARKALPDIIFERMHRAIKSGAYKPDERLPTEHELAMEFEVSRPVVREALRRLRDQGFIYSRRGSGSYVRAVGMREPLGFGQLENVADLLNCYEFRLTLEPAAAAAAALRHDGERLAAIKKALEMLRDATNRQSHREDADYQFHLAIARAARNSYFSTAMEALKDHIAVGMKFHGMSVKREASGLARVFAEHEAIAKAIADGDADAARQLMLNHLTGSRDRLFESSNVG, encoded by the coding sequence ATGGCGCTGACACGAGAAACGGCACGCAAGGCACTTCCCGACATCATTTTCGAGCGCATGCACAGGGCCATCAAATCCGGTGCCTATAAGCCTGACGAACGCCTGCCGACAGAACATGAGCTGGCAATGGAATTCGAAGTTTCGCGACCAGTGGTGCGTGAAGCTCTTCGGCGCTTGCGTGATCAGGGCTTTATCTATTCCCGCAGAGGGTCTGGCAGCTATGTTCGAGCGGTTGGCATGCGTGAGCCGCTGGGCTTTGGCCAACTCGAAAATGTCGCCGATCTCCTGAACTGTTACGAGTTTCGCCTGACGCTGGAACCGGCTGCGGCCGCGGCTGCGGCGTTGCGTCATGATGGCGAACGGCTGGCAGCCATCAAAAAAGCGCTGGAAATGCTTCGTGATGCGACGAACCGCCAGTCTCACCGGGAAGACGCCGACTACCAGTTCCATCTCGCCATCGCGCGGGCGGCACGCAACAGCTATTTCTCGACGGCGATGGAAGCGCTGAAGGATCACATTGCCGTTGGCATGAAGTTTCACGGCATGTCGGTCAAACGCGAGGCATCAGGATTGGCGCGCGTGTTTGCGGAGCATGAAGCCATTGCAAAGGCCATTGCCGACGGCGACGCCGATGCGGCGCGGCAATTGATGCTCAACCATCTCACAGGTTCGCGTGACCGCCTGTTTGAATCTTCGAATGTCGGTTGA
- a CDS encoding four-carbon acid sugar kinase family protein gives MLLIFADDLTGALDAAAPFAGRGLVTEIAMDLDGVQAALAEAPDVLSVNLGCRDGTAEEAQHRTKTLLALLPGDVVLFKKIDSRLKGHIAAELDAISFGRALVVPAIPDFGRVVANGSLQGFGVDEPISISATLGRHAGRSTVPDVASQEDLRVALVKAQENGVDLLIGARGLAEALAQQMTGRTATEPAEVPEGKGLFVIGSRDPITLSQIDHLVAAALVRTLAAPNGVVPQDEADTSGPVLVQATQGSQSCSHQDVSDHLAAGVVPMLTASARTLLLSGGATAEAVLRAMGISRLRLAGECLPGLGVGVSGDHCIIAKSGGFGQAGTLTQIAKMMLGRHDAGES, from the coding sequence GTGCTGTTAATCTTTGCCGATGATCTGACCGGTGCTTTGGACGCCGCCGCTCCCTTCGCGGGACGCGGCTTGGTGACGGAGATCGCCATGGATCTCGACGGGGTTCAAGCTGCTCTTGCGGAAGCTCCGGATGTTCTGAGCGTCAATCTTGGCTGTCGCGATGGGACAGCCGAGGAAGCGCAGCACCGAACAAAAACGCTGTTGGCGTTGCTGCCTGGCGATGTCGTGCTGTTCAAAAAAATAGATTCCCGTTTGAAAGGGCATATTGCGGCTGAACTGGACGCGATTTCTTTTGGTCGAGCACTGGTTGTGCCCGCCATTCCGGATTTTGGCCGGGTTGTCGCCAATGGGTCGCTGCAGGGTTTTGGTGTCGATGAACCCATATCGATCAGCGCGACGTTAGGGAGACATGCCGGACGCAGCACAGTTCCTGATGTCGCTTCACAGGAAGATCTGCGCGTTGCGCTTGTGAAAGCGCAGGAGAATGGCGTCGATCTGCTGATCGGGGCACGGGGTCTCGCGGAGGCGCTTGCCCAGCAGATGACTGGCCGCACAGCGACCGAACCTGCGGAGGTGCCAGAAGGCAAGGGCCTTTTCGTGATCGGTTCACGCGACCCGATCACCCTCTCACAGATCGATCATCTTGTTGCCGCAGCTCTGGTAAGAACGCTGGCCGCTCCGAACGGCGTCGTGCCGCAGGATGAAGCTGACACGTCCGGGCCTGTTCTGGTGCAGGCAACGCAGGGATCGCAAAGCTGTTCTCATCAGGATGTATCCGATCACCTTGCAGCAGGTGTCGTGCCGATGTTGACGGCGAGCGCCAGAACGCTTCTTCTGTCCGGTGGCGCAACGGCGGAAGCCGTTCTTCGTGCCATGGGCATTTCCCGGCTGCGCCTTGCAGGTGAATGCCTGCCGGGTCTGGGTGTCGGCGTTTCGGGCGACCATTGCATAATTGCGAAATCGGGTGGTTTTGGGCAAGCTGGGACGTTGACGCAAATTGCGAAGATGATGCTGGGCAGACATGATGCTGGAGAGAGCTGA
- a CDS encoding SDR family oxidoreductase, with product MQFSGKSVIITGAGKGIGRACARLMAERGADVVALSRTQSDLDSLKAEIGGRSIRVDLADAAATRAAMAEAGTCDFLINSAGINVLESVLDVTEAGYEAVLGINLRAALITCQEFARARVAAGGGGAIVNITSIAGHRGFQDHLCYAASKAGLEGATRVMAKELGAHGIRVNAVAPTITLTELAAEAWSDPVKSNPMMVRHPLNRFAEAEEVAQSIALLLSDDSRMISGAVLPVDGGFLAV from the coding sequence ATGCAGTTTTCCGGTAAATCCGTTATCATCACCGGTGCAGGCAAGGGTATTGGTCGCGCCTGTGCCCGGCTTATGGCCGAACGCGGAGCCGATGTCGTCGCGCTCAGCCGCACACAGTCCGACCTCGACAGCCTGAAGGCGGAAATCGGTGGTCGCTCGATCCGTGTCGATCTTGCCGATGCTGCAGCAACCCGGGCCGCGATGGCAGAGGCTGGTACCTGCGACTTTCTGATCAACAGCGCCGGCATCAACGTGCTGGAAAGCGTACTTGATGTGACCGAGGCCGGCTACGAGGCGGTGTTGGGCATCAATCTGCGCGCAGCACTCATCACCTGCCAGGAATTTGCGCGCGCGCGTGTTGCTGCTGGCGGCGGCGGCGCGATTGTCAACATCACGTCGATTGCAGGCCATCGTGGTTTTCAGGATCATCTGTGCTATGCCGCGTCCAAGGCAGGCCTTGAAGGCGCGACGCGCGTGATGGCCAAGGAACTTGGTGCGCACGGCATCCGCGTGAATGCTGTTGCCCCGACGATCACCTTGACGGAACTGGCCGCCGAAGCCTGGAGCGATCCGGTAAAGAGCAATCCGATGATGGTGCGCCACCCGCTCAACCGCTTCGCTGAGGCGGAAGAAGTTGCGCAAAGCATCGCGCTTCTGCTCTCCGACGACAGCCGGATGATTTCGGGCGCCGTTCTGCCAGTTGACGGCGGCTTCCTCGCGGTCTGA